The Deltaproteobacteria bacterium genome includes a window with the following:
- a CDS encoding TetR/AcrR family transcriptional regulator produces MTPKGQKTRIRIITEATELFFTEGLYNVTFQQIAQHTRLSTAAIYRHFKDMDELILEACKHWLGLFNAESEHELESVKRADTQIKFYIQDHIVYASKNRSHDALLFGLYYYSMRTAEMLNLYQQIKERALNKVRRIILLGNLDKSWNISDVQDVAENIHSLIVGEVIKTLIEPKAEIQMHRTDRIYAAVSKLLGL; encoded by the coding sequence ATGACACCTAAAGGTCAAAAAACACGCATTCGAATCATCACCGAGGCCACGGAACTTTTTTTTACTGAAGGTCTTTATAATGTAACCTTTCAGCAGATCGCCCAGCATACTCGGTTATCAACTGCTGCAATTTATCGTCACTTTAAAGATATGGATGAACTCATCCTAGAAGCCTGTAAGCATTGGCTTGGGCTTTTTAATGCTGAATCAGAACATGAGCTTGAAAGTGTGAAACGGGCAGACACACAAATTAAATTCTATATCCAAGATCACATCGTTTACGCCTCTAAAAATAGATCCCATGATGCGCTACTTTTTGGTCTTTACTATTATTCGATGCGCACTGCCGAAATGCTAAATTTATATCAGCAGATTAAAGAAAGAGCCTTAAATAAAGTTAGGCGTATTATTCTTTTAGGAAATTTAGATAAAAGTTGGAATATTTCCGACGTGCAAGATGTGGCCGAAAATATTCACAGCCTGATTGTTGGCGAAGTGATTAAAACTTTGATTGAGCCAAAGGCCGAAATTCAAATGCACCGAACTGACCGGATCTATGCTGCCGTCTCAAAATTATTAGGATTATAA
- a CDS encoding S1/P1 nuclease: protein MPYTNKFFITMFYVFMATMSVSSFAFAWGALGHQTVGEIAQRNLTEKGKQLVHEILGFESLAVAAIYPDLVRPDSEYKEFSNFHFIEMDPRFGGDYSKIPESLRPDHDAHTMISGIPEKLFEKILNTPKFSWRQKIDLMRYLVHLVGDVHQPLHVGNGYDHGGNWCHIDYSVVENGSTSIITSNLHSFWDTTLVERIVSSQTQQKSKKKDRTFTAKDFKGLADLILKDQRLLNTTEIKRTPILEWYKESQALHKKVYIDSSPVNPADRTYCMRVLKNINGEVQKDSRGVDLVVEATSSAKITTEYVQASTEIVKSQIMKAGMRLAHLINSMAERESAEDSSDFHVQKINELNGILEAFKN, encoded by the coding sequence ATGCCGTACACTAATAAATTTTTTATAACCATGTTTTATGTTTTCATGGCAACGATGTCTGTAAGCTCATTTGCTTTCGCTTGGGGGGCCTTAGGGCACCAAACTGTCGGCGAAATTGCCCAGCGAAATCTCACGGAGAAAGGCAAGCAACTGGTGCATGAAATCTTAGGTTTTGAATCGTTGGCAGTGGCTGCAATTTATCCTGATTTAGTTCGGCCAGATTCGGAATATAAAGAGTTTTCAAATTTTCATTTTATTGAAATGGATCCACGCTTTGGAGGTGACTATTCCAAAATACCAGAATCTTTAAGACCTGATCATGATGCCCATACCATGATCAGTGGAATTCCAGAGAAACTTTTTGAAAAAATTTTAAATACTCCAAAATTTTCATGGCGACAAAAGATAGATCTGATGCGCTATCTGGTTCACTTGGTTGGCGATGTTCATCAGCCTTTGCACGTGGGAAATGGCTACGATCACGGAGGCAATTGGTGCCACATCGACTATTCTGTTGTTGAAAATGGCAGTACTTCCATAATCACTTCAAATTTACATTCATTTTGGGATACCACTTTAGTAGAGAGAATTGTTTCTTCACAAACACAACAAAAATCAAAAAAAAAGGATCGTACTTTTACAGCTAAAGACTTCAAAGGACTGGCCGACTTAATCCTTAAAGACCAACGTTTATTAAACACGACAGAAATCAAAAGGACTCCAATATTAGAATGGTATAAGGAATCTCAGGCACTCCATAAAAAAGTCTACATCGATTCTTCGCCAGTTAATCCTGCAGATCGTACCTATTGTATGCGTGTTCTTAAAAATATAAATGGCGAAGTTCAGAAAGACTCGCGAGGTGTTGATTTAGTTGTTGAAGCCACAAGTTCGGCTAAGATAACCACCGAATATGTTCAAGCCTCAACTGAAATAGTTAAGTCTCAGATTATGAAAGCTGGTATGAGATTAGCGCATTTAATTAATTCTATGGCAGAACGTGAATCTGCGGAAGATTCTTCAGATTTTCATGTTCAAAAAATCAATGAATTGAATGGCATTCTAGAAGCATTTAAAAATTAA
- a CDS encoding glycosyltransferase family 9 protein — MKILILHTAFLGDLLLSIPFLLNIKKRYPNSEISLICRNHIGDFFFKTKLIDKFYEIKKGDARSYQEVEKILVNQNYDLLICPHQSLRSFFFSLKIKSKIKIGYRKWYNVFFYKYRVTWNKLLPEPLRLLQLLTPLSKELGEKINQELKRNQFYLKNEKKLSQIPAWASSDLSATIKADSFSYFSLKKKLEIPDKTKKWICVFPGSVWETKKWRKENYHLLINKLKEKYFVFLMGAPGEEGLCDSIFLKLRETTNVFNLSGKTTVYESALIISQSDLVIGNDSASSHLASVCQRKLIAFFGPTVLEFGYRPWGDEVYVMENENLKCRPCGPHGHKECPLGTHECMKSISVESVLDLVEKIL; from the coding sequence ATGAAAATATTGATTCTTCACACCGCATTTTTAGGAGACTTGCTTCTTTCTATTCCTTTTTTGCTAAATATTAAAAAACGTTATCCCAACTCAGAAATAAGTTTGATTTGTCGGAATCATATTGGGGATTTCTTTTTTAAAACAAAGCTGATAGATAAATTTTATGAAATAAAAAAAGGTGACGCTCGTTCCTACCAAGAGGTAGAAAAAATATTAGTAAATCAAAATTATGATTTGCTAATATGTCCTCATCAATCCCTGAGAAGTTTCTTTTTTTCTTTAAAGATCAAATCAAAAATAAAAATTGGGTATAGAAAGTGGTATAATGTCTTTTTTTATAAATACAGGGTTACATGGAACAAACTTCTTCCGGAGCCCTTACGGTTGCTTCAATTGTTAACACCTTTATCTAAAGAATTAGGTGAAAAAATTAATCAAGAATTAAAGAGAAATCAATTTTATTTAAAAAATGAAAAAAAATTATCTCAAATTCCAGCCTGGGCGAGTTCAGATTTGTCAGCAACGATAAAGGCGGATAGTTTTAGCTATTTCAGTTTAAAAAAGAAATTAGAAATTCCTGACAAAACTAAAAAATGGATTTGCGTATTTCCAGGAAGTGTTTGGGAGACCAAAAAATGGCGTAAAGAAAACTATCATTTGTTAATTAATAAGCTAAAAGAAAAATATTTTGTTTTTCTTATGGGAGCTCCAGGAGAAGAAGGACTTTGTGACTCCATTTTTTTAAAGTTGAGGGAAACAACAAATGTATTTAATCTCTCTGGGAAAACGACGGTGTATGAATCGGCACTGATTATTTCCCAATCGGATCTGGTCATCGGGAATGACAGTGCGTCCTCTCATTTAGCTTCTGTTTGCCAGCGCAAACTCATTGCTTTTTTCGGACCGACGGTGTTGGAATTTGGATACAGGCCTTGGGGAGATGAAGTGTATGTCATGGAAAATGAAAATCTAAAATGTCGTCCTTGCGGTCCCCACGGGCATAAAGAGTGCCCCCTTGGAACCCATGAATGTATGAAAAGTATTTCTGTTGAATCGGTTTTAGATTTGGTGGAAAAAATATTGTAA
- a CDS encoding glycosyltransferase family 9 protein, whose product MINCRFFNGYKPCGKRSQSTKNSNNEISRCDDSCSEKNIINKNILIVHLGALGSVVRSSALLRKLKKQEPDSYLIWLTSEAVLPILQGHPAIDSLLSLNFINFLKLQSYIFDDIYVIDKSLEATGVVAQLNAKRIHGYKANPLNGAILPMDAEAQEIWEIGISNHKKFFENKKTELQLVFESLGFEYQQEPYWLHLTEEELEIAKARKSSWKLKNNKKIIVGINTGCSPTIPYKKLSVEKHVELIRAIEENFERSEVQVVLLGGAEDTERNEKLRLLSQTKNVIISESTKGLRDGILSVQACDIVISGDSLGMHLAIALSKYTIAWFGPTCDHEIDLFQKGSKIKTYLSCSPCWRRSCDHERMCFDHVNISDFTQALEKGISFNSTVPIEMIQSQINLKDFI is encoded by the coding sequence TTGATAAATTGTCGTTTTTTTAATGGCTATAAACCCTGCGGAAAAAGATCCCAAAGTACCAAAAACTCAAATAATGAAATATCTCGTTGTGACGACTCTTGTTCTGAAAAAAATATTATTAATAAAAATATTCTCATCGTTCATTTAGGGGCCTTGGGAAGCGTTGTAAGATCCTCCGCTTTATTAAGAAAACTAAAAAAACAGGAACCTGATTCCTATCTGATATGGTTAACCTCAGAGGCGGTATTGCCTATCTTGCAAGGGCATCCAGCGATTGATAGTTTGCTCAGTTTAAACTTTATAAATTTTTTAAAACTCCAAAGTTACATTTTCGATGACATTTACGTCATTGATAAATCCCTGGAGGCGACAGGCGTCGTTGCTCAATTAAATGCCAAAAGAATTCATGGATATAAGGCAAATCCACTGAATGGTGCGATCTTGCCCATGGATGCAGAAGCGCAAGAGATTTGGGAAATAGGAATTTCAAACCATAAAAAGTTTTTTGAAAATAAAAAAACAGAGTTGCAGCTTGTTTTTGAATCATTGGGCTTTGAATATCAACAAGAACCCTATTGGCTGCACCTGACAGAAGAAGAATTGGAAATAGCGAAGGCAAGAAAATCTTCTTGGAAGCTGAAAAACAATAAAAAAATAATCGTTGGTATCAACACGGGCTGTAGCCCTACAATTCCTTATAAAAAGCTTTCAGTTGAAAAGCACGTGGAATTAATTAGAGCCATCGAGGAAAATTTCGAAAGAAGCGAAGTTCAAGTAGTTCTTCTTGGAGGAGCTGAAGATACAGAAAGAAATGAAAAGCTACGGTTGCTGTCGCAAACTAAGAATGTCATTATTTCGGAATCAACAAAGGGATTAAGAGATGGGATCCTCAGCGTGCAAGCTTGTGATATCGTTATTTCTGGAGATTCTTTGGGGATGCACTTGGCGATTGCTCTTAGCAAGTACACCATTGCATGGTTCGGTCCAACCTGTGATCATGAAATTGACCTCTTTCAAAAGGGTTCTAAAATAAAGACTTATTTATCTTGCTCTCCATGCTGGAGGAGATCATGTGATCATGAAAGAATGTGTTTTGATCATGTCAATATTTCGGATTTTACTCAAGCTTTGGAAAAGGGGATTTCATTTAATTCAACCGTTCCAATCGAGATGATTCAAAGCCAGATTAATTTGAAGGACTTTATTTAA
- the pyrF gene encoding orotidine-5'-phosphate decarboxylase — MLFYKNLEKVVEKNRTYLCLGLDTDLEKIPPFLRVKKQALFTFNKEIIDATQDLVCAYKPQIAYYASQGAEDQLEMTINYIKENYKDIQVILDSKRGDIDATATHYAKESFVRYQADAVTVNPYMGSDTIRPFLQFHDKGVFVLCKTSNKSSEDFQNRIMDGKPLYHWVAEKAVTEWNENHNLGLVMGATAPQVLGKIRALSDEVPFLVPGVGTQGGDLEQVLSQGLNSKQRGLVINSSRAILYAGQGLDFQLKSRLVAESMVQVMRKYFGN; from the coding sequence ATGTTGTTTTATAAAAACTTAGAAAAAGTTGTTGAAAAAAACAGAACTTATTTGTGTCTTGGATTAGATACTGATTTGGAAAAAATTCCTCCCTTTTTAAGAGTGAAAAAACAGGCGCTCTTTACTTTTAATAAAGAGATTATTGATGCCACCCAGGATTTGGTTTGTGCCTATAAACCACAAATTGCCTACTATGCTTCACAGGGTGCAGAAGATCAGTTAGAAATGACTATTAATTATATAAAAGAAAATTATAAAGACATCCAAGTGATTCTCGATTCCAAACGCGGTGATATTGATGCCACGGCCACTCACTATGCTAAAGAAAGTTTTGTGAGGTATCAAGCGGATGCGGTGACCGTAAACCCTTATATGGGAAGTGATACGATACGTCCTTTTTTACAATTTCACGATAAAGGGGTCTTTGTTTTGTGTAAAACCTCTAACAAAAGTAGTGAAGATTTTCAAAATAGGATTATGGATGGAAAGCCGTTATATCATTGGGTCGCTGAAAAAGCGGTCACCGAGTGGAATGAAAATCATAATTTAGGTCTTGTTATGGGTGCCACGGCTCCTCAAGTATTGGGAAAAATAAGGGCGCTCAGTGACGAGGTCCCATTTTTAGTTCCTGGAGTGGGAACCCAAGGGGGAGACCTCGAGCAGGTTCTGAGTCAGGGGTTAAATTCGAAGCAGCGAGGTTTGGTGATTAATTCATCAAGAGCCATCCTTTACGCAGGCCAAGGCCTTGATTTCCAGCTGAAGTCGAGGCTAGTTGCTGAGTCCATGGTCCAAGTTATGAGAAAGTATTTTGGTAATTAA
- a CDS encoding NAD-binding protein — MSFHPNTSLKQIVIICGFGHIGKSVLDLLKQFHFDIYVVTITPIDPDFMNEHSKNVKFILGDARNDETLKKACVQDAFAIFALTDKDLVNLSIAIDAKKLNDKIHIAIRMFDYELGESLKKDLGIQEIFSATHLAAPHFIPNSYPLPRLGELELNEKTYSILHDSGKLVFQENIKTRSPHSWLNLFTFFHYRTTFSFKLIWLFFVFVLFFSTYLIHQKMNLNLLDAFYFTVTTITTVGYGDYSFAKASNWMKLYGVFMMFFGTALLASVFSLITDFILTEKFKNIFGFYVIPKKMHHVLIGAGNIGTRIAEILIKNAEPTVVIESDKTGKFSEDIRRQLAVVEGNPKNFETLLQANVQKAKSIICVTDNDVDNLSIIQKSKSMNSQILTEVSIFDKEMAIKLKNSLNEDSIISSPLIAANYFVASLLFEGVLFASTFENSNKNSNNHSFIIICDKAKLKEKVQSNTGLLSKRSDLKLNNRDLLVIEIPIEIPLP, encoded by the coding sequence ATGTCATTTCATCCTAACACGTCTTTAAAACAAATAGTTATCATTTGCGGCTTTGGTCATATTGGCAAAAGTGTTTTAGATTTGTTGAAGCAATTTCATTTTGATATTTACGTTGTGACTATCACACCTATTGATCCCGATTTTATGAACGAGCATTCGAAAAATGTAAAATTCATTCTGGGGGATGCTCGAAATGATGAGACTTTAAAGAAAGCCTGTGTTCAAGACGCCTTTGCCATCTTTGCTTTAACAGACAAAGACTTAGTTAATCTATCCATAGCCATCGATGCCAAAAAACTAAACGATAAAATTCATATCGCGATACGAATGTTTGATTACGAGTTAGGCGAAAGTTTAAAAAAAGATTTAGGAATTCAAGAAATATTTTCGGCCACTCACTTAGCTGCCCCACACTTTATTCCAAATTCATACCCTCTACCTCGATTAGGCGAATTAGAGTTAAATGAGAAGACCTATTCGATCCTCCATGATTCTGGGAAATTAGTCTTCCAAGAAAATATCAAGACCCGCTCACCCCATTCATGGCTAAATCTTTTTACTTTTTTTCACTACAGAACGACTTTTTCTTTTAAATTGATTTGGCTATTTTTTGTCTTCGTCTTATTTTTTAGCACCTACTTAATTCACCAAAAAATGAATCTCAATCTATTAGATGCTTTCTATTTTACTGTGACCACCATCACCACCGTTGGCTATGGGGACTATAGCTTTGCGAAGGCCTCGAACTGGATGAAACTCTATGGCGTCTTTATGATGTTTTTTGGGACAGCCTTGCTTGCCTCTGTTTTTAGTTTGATCACAGATTTTATTCTTACTGAAAAATTTAAGAATATTTTTGGTTTTTATGTTATTCCAAAGAAAATGCACCATGTCCTTATTGGTGCGGGTAATATTGGAACACGGATTGCTGAGATTTTAATTAAAAACGCAGAGCCCACTGTTGTTATCGAAAGTGATAAAACAGGTAAATTTTCGGAAGACATACGAAGGCAATTGGCCGTTGTCGAAGGGAATCCCAAAAACTTTGAAACCTTACTTCAAGCCAATGTTCAAAAAGCCAAATCAATTATTTGTGTTACTGATAATGATGTGGACAATCTCAGCATCATTCAAAAATCAAAATCAATGAATTCCCAAATACTGACAGAGGTCAGTATCTTCGATAAGGAAATGGCTATTAAATTAAAGAACTCTTTAAATGAGGACTCCATTATTTCATCCCCTTTAATTGCAGCTAATTACTTTGTTGCCTCTTTATTATTTGAGGGTGTTTTATTCGCCTCTACGTTTGAAAATTCAAACAAAAATTCAAATAATCATTCATTTATTATAATCTGCGATAAAGCCAAATTAAAAGAAAAGGTCCAATCAAATACCGGTCTTCTGAGCAAACGTTCCGATCTCAAACTCAATAATAGAGACCTCCTTGTTATTGAGATCCCGATTGAGATCCCATTACCGTGA
- the trxA gene encoding thioredoxin has protein sequence MGVGTSAVTDSNFEGEVLKSNTPVLVDFWAEWCGPCRALAPKLEEIATELTGKVRIVKVNVDENQSTPSRYGVRGIPAMVLFKAGTEVGQLVGNQPKEAILDFLKKNI, from the coding sequence ATGGGAGTAGGAACATCAGCAGTTACAGATTCTAATTTTGAAGGTGAAGTCTTAAAATCTAACACTCCTGTGTTGGTAGATTTCTGGGCAGAGTGGTGTGGTCCTTGTCGAGCCCTGGCTCCTAAGTTAGAAGAAATTGCGACAGAGTTGACTGGAAAAGTCAGAATTGTAAAAGTAAATGTGGATGAGAATCAAAGTACGCCTTCGCGATATGGGGTGCGAGGGATCCCGGCTATGGTTTTATTCAAAGCAGGTACTGAGGTAGGTCAACTAGTAGGTAATCAACCAAAAGAAGCTATTTTAGATTTTTTGAAAAAGAATATCTAG